One window of the Roseovarius sp. THAF9 genome contains the following:
- a CDS encoding urease subunit beta: MIPGQIFPAEGMLELNSDRQPITLEVANTGDRPVQVGSHYHFAETNPALDFDRDAARGHRLDIAAGTAVRFEPGQRREVQLIPISGARRVFGFNQQIMGEL; the protein is encoded by the coding sequence ATGATTCCCGGACAGATCTTTCCCGCCGAGGGCATGCTGGAACTGAATTCGGACCGCCAACCGATCACGCTGGAGGTCGCCAATACCGGCGACCGACCCGTGCAGGTGGGCAGCCATTACCATTTTGCCGAGACGAATCCCGCGCTGGACTTCGATCGCGATGCGGCGCGAGGGCACCGTCTGGACATTGCCGCTGGCACAGCCGTGCGGTTCGAGCCTGGTCAGCGCCGTGAGGTTCAACTGATTCCGATATCGGGCGCCCGCCGCGTGTTCGGCTTCAACCAGCAGATCATGGGAGAGTTGTAA
- a CDS encoding HupE/UreJ family protein: protein MRRLVLTLFPALLAAGPAFAHLDPGAHGSFAAGLSHPVLGADHILAMVAVGLWAASLGGRAFAALPVGFVGAMTLGFLVSLGGLALPMVEPMILVSVLVLGVLVATAARLPLSAAVAITAALGLFHGHAHGAEIGGATAHSYLAGFVTATAALHALGAAAGWALGRLGGALVARGAGVAVALGGSALVMAG, encoded by the coding sequence ATGCGACGCCTCGTTTTGACACTCTTTCCCGCATTGCTGGCGGCCGGGCCGGCCTTTGCCCATCTGGATCCGGGCGCGCACGGGTCTTTTGCCGCGGGGCTGTCGCATCCGGTCTTAGGGGCGGACCATATCCTCGCCATGGTGGCGGTGGGCCTGTGGGCCGCAAGTCTTGGAGGTCGGGCTTTCGCGGCCTTGCCGGTGGGATTTGTGGGCGCGATGACGTTGGGGTTCTTGGTATCGCTGGGCGGTCTGGCGCTGCCGATGGTCGAGCCGATGATTCTGGTCTCGGTCCTTGTCTTGGGGGTGCTGGTCGCCACAGCGGCTCGGTTGCCGCTGTCCGCGGCAGTTGCGATCACGGCGGCACTTGGTCTTTTCCACGGCCACGCCCATGGTGCCGAGATCGGCGGTGCGACGGCGCATAGCTATCTTGCCGGCTTTGTCACCGCAACGGCGGCGCTTCATGCGCTTGGGGCCGCCGCGGGCTGGGCGCTGGGCCGGCTCGGCGGCGCGCTGGTGGCGCGCGGGGCCGGAGTCGCTGTCGCGTTGGGTGGGTCTGCCTTGGTCATGGCGGGGTAA
- a CDS encoding urease subunit gamma, translated as MQLTPREKDKLMVAMAAEVARKRMARGVKLNYPEAVALITDAVVEGARDGRTVADMMEAGAEVITRDDCMVGVPEMIHEVQVEATFPDGTKLVTVHNPIR; from the coding sequence ATGCAATTGACGCCCAGAGAGAAAGACAAACTGATGGTGGCCATGGCCGCCGAGGTCGCGCGCAAGCGAATGGCGCGGGGGGTCAAGCTGAACTACCCTGAGGCGGTTGCGCTGATCACCGACGCGGTGGTCGAAGGCGCCCGCGACGGACGCACCGTCGCCGACATGATGGAGGCCGGGGCCGAGGTCATAACCCGGGACGACTGCATGGTGGGTGTGCCCGAGATGATCCACGAAGTGCAGGTCGAGGCCACCTTTCCCGACGGCACCAAGCTTGTCACCGTACATAACCCCATTCGCTGA
- a CDS encoding urease accessory protein UreD, protein MLLAPDITVRSDATALPRATGQLRVSSKLREGKSVLDKLHSAGCARALFTGRTDAVEAVVVNTSGGLTGGDRFDIEATAGESSRLVVTTQAAERAYRSNSGLARVRSRLHVGAGATLCWLPQELLVFDGAALERRLEAEIDDTAEFIMAEPVVFGRLAMGETVAHADFIDRVIVRRGNSPVYADRVALTGDIPGRLAQAAVAAGMTAMASALYAGRRAKSLLPKVRALLPVTGGASLLGPDVLVVRVLARDGFELRRTLCPVLETLSNAALPRSWRL, encoded by the coding sequence ATGCTTCTTGCCCCGGACATCACGGTTCGTTCCGACGCCACGGCCCTGCCAAGGGCTACCGGACAGTTGCGCGTTTCGTCCAAGCTACGGGAGGGAAAAAGTGTTCTGGACAAGCTGCATAGCGCGGGCTGTGCTCGGGCGTTGTTCACGGGCCGGACCGACGCGGTAGAGGCGGTCGTGGTGAACACCTCGGGTGGTCTGACCGGGGGGGATCGGTTCGACATCGAGGCGACGGCCGGGGAAAGCAGCCGTCTTGTTGTCACAACGCAGGCGGCCGAGCGGGCATATCGCAGCAACTCAGGCTTGGCACGGGTGCGGTCGAGGCTGCATGTCGGGGCGGGCGCGACGCTTTGCTGGCTGCCGCAAGAGTTATTGGTATTCGACGGCGCCGCGCTGGAGAGACGGCTGGAGGCCGAGATCGACGATACGGCAGAGTTCATCATGGCCGAGCCGGTCGTGTTCGGCCGCCTTGCCATGGGCGAAACAGTCGCGCACGCAGATTTCATTGACCGGGTCATCGTGCGCCGTGGCAATAGTCCGGTTTACGCGGATCGCGTGGCATTGACTGGTGACATTCCCGGTCGGTTGGCACAAGCGGCGGTCGCTGCGGGGATGACTGCGATGGCAAGCGCGCTCTATGCGGGGCGCCGGGCGAAAAGCCTTTTGCCCAAAGTGCGGGCGCTACTGCCGGTGACCGGGGGCGCAAGCCTGTTGGGGCCGGACGTGCTGGTGGTGCGGGTACTGGCGCGCGACGGCTTCGAGTTGCGCCGAACGCTGTGTCCTGTGCTCGAAACCCTGTCGAATGCGGCCCTGCCAAGATCCTGGAGGCTTTGA
- the urtA gene encoding urea ABC transporter substrate-binding protein, protein MTSKLLSTAAVLTTLSAPAFAQDCPIKVGVLHSLSGTMAISETTLKDTMEMLIEQQNEKGGVLGCDLEAVVVDPASDWPLFAEKARELLTVHEVDVIFGNWTSVSRKSVLPVIEELNGLLFYPVQYEGEESSKNVFYTGAAPNQQAIPATDYFLEELGVESFALLGTDYVYPRTTNNILESYLKSKGIADEDIFVNYTPFGHSDWSKIVSDVVALGAGGKQVGVISTINGDANVGFYKELAAQGVSADDIPVVAFSVGEEELSGLDTSNLVGHLAAWNYFQSADTDANAEWIEAWKARMGEERVTNDPMEAHYIGFNMWVNAAEEAGTTKVDAVREAMYGQEFPNLTGGTAVMLPNHHLAKPVLIGEIQEDGQFDIISQTEEVPGDAWTDYLPESAVLKSDWQELECGMYNTETETCVQIKSNY, encoded by the coding sequence ATGACTAGCAAACTTTTGAGCACTGCGGCCGTCCTGACGACGCTGTCTGCTCCGGCCTTCGCACAGGACTGCCCGATCAAGGTGGGTGTGCTGCACTCGCTGTCCGGCACGATGGCAATCTCGGAAACGACGCTCAAGGACACTATGGAAATGCTGATCGAACAGCAGAACGAGAAAGGCGGCGTTCTGGGCTGCGACCTCGAAGCAGTGGTCGTCGATCCAGCCTCTGACTGGCCGCTATTTGCCGAAAAGGCACGCGAACTGCTTACCGTGCACGAGGTCGACGTGATCTTCGGCAACTGGACCAGCGTCAGCCGCAAATCGGTGCTGCCGGTCATCGAGGAATTGAACGGCCTTTTGTTCTATCCCGTGCAATATGAGGGCGAGGAAAGCTCCAAGAACGTGTTCTACACCGGCGCGGCACCGAACCAGCAGGCGATCCCGGCAACGGATTACTTCCTCGAAGAACTCGGCGTCGAAAGCTTTGCGCTGCTGGGCACCGATTATGTCTATCCGCGCACGACGAACAATATCCTGGAATCCTATCTGAAATCGAAGGGCATCGCTGACGAAGACATTTTCGTCAACTACACGCCCTTCGGCCATTCCGACTGGTCCAAGATCGTGTCGGACGTGGTAGCGCTGGGTGCGGGCGGCAAGCAGGTCGGCGTGATATCGACCATCAACGGCGACGCCAACGTGGGTTTCTACAAGGAATTGGCAGCACAAGGCGTGTCGGCCGATGACATCCCCGTCGTCGCCTTCTCTGTGGGCGAAGAAGAGCTTTCGGGTCTTGACACCTCGAACCTCGTCGGGCATCTGGCGGCGTGGAACTATTTCCAATCCGCTGACACCGACGCCAACGCCGAATGGATCGAGGCGTGGAAGGCCCGCATGGGCGAGGAACGTGTGACCAACGATCCGATGGAGGCGCATTACATCGGCTTCAACATGTGGGTGAACGCCGCCGAAGAGGCCGGCACCACCAAGGTCGACGCGGTGCGCGAGGCGATGTACGGGCAGGAATTCCCGAACCTGACTGGCGGCACCGCGGTCATGCTGCCGAACCACCACCTGGCCAAGCCGGTTCTCATCGGCGAAATCCAGGAAGACGGCCAGTTCGACATCATCAGCCAGACCGAGGAAGTGCCGGGGGACGCCTGGACGGACTACCTTCCGGAATCGGCCGTGCTGAAGTCCGACTGGCAGGAGCTCGAGTGCGGTATGTACAACACCGAGACCGAGACCTGCGTGCAGATCAAGTCGAACTACTGA
- the urtB gene encoding urea ABC transporter permease subunit UrtB, which translates to MARLLLILTLVFTYLPAAAQQADAPIQQLMQEHADQLAKPSRTKVAPTIDAIAGSGLPEAQTVLRKWQDKELWRNAETGLFIWAEEIDRDTIRGFDFAGDTPLGELPDDDYDQSKPNSGVRKMIGAALVKFQLTAEDLATRRTAIDNVERDAEASHLPPLRAAIEAETDPTLKARAERLERLLTIRFGETEEERIAAIEGFQGDLGVDLRGTLNPLVTTRLEAAETAPASPEIARVLKPGSEVLSREDAYDLLVSEGFAKPRISRADKAAALVANLENDTVAGVQVATLDTEDARDMAYAKLAEQGTVDPVATEAEIDETLGQYSFYEVFTGAPPAVALAAMVALNGIETRVAVNQAADLALDAISLGSIYFLAAIGLAITFGVMGVINMAHGEFIMMGAYTGFVVQQIIPDQTLSVILAIPLAFAVTFAAGVAMERLVIRWLYHRPLETLLATFGISIALQQIAKNIFGTQARPLTAPGWLDGSLVFNDIVSISYIRIAIFVLALLFLALFLLVMNRTRLGLEVRAVTQNPRMAASMGINPDRINMLTFGFGSGIAGIAGVAIGLYAKVTSEMGADYIVQSFMTVVVGGVGNIWGTLLGATLVGSLQKGIEWLNPSNTLAAQTYMILFIILFIQFRPRGIIALKGRAAEA; encoded by the coding sequence ATGGCACGCCTGTTGCTGATCCTCACGCTCGTTTTCACATACTTGCCCGCCGCGGCACAGCAAGCGGATGCGCCGATCCAGCAACTGATGCAGGAGCATGCGGACCAACTGGCCAAGCCATCGCGCACCAAGGTCGCCCCCACCATCGACGCCATCGCCGGAAGCGGCCTGCCTGAGGCACAGACCGTCCTGCGCAAGTGGCAGGACAAGGAGCTGTGGCGGAATGCTGAGACCGGCCTTTTCATCTGGGCCGAAGAGATCGACCGTGACACGATCCGCGGCTTTGACTTTGCCGGGGACACGCCACTGGGCGAGTTGCCCGACGACGACTACGACCAGTCCAAGCCCAATTCAGGCGTGCGCAAGATGATCGGCGCCGCGCTGGTGAAATTCCAGCTGACCGCCGAAGACCTCGCCACCCGCCGCACCGCCATCGACAATGTCGAGCGGGACGCCGAAGCCTCGCACTTGCCCCCCCTGCGCGCGGCGATCGAGGCCGAGACCGATCCGACCCTCAAAGCCCGCGCCGAACGCCTCGAACGCTTGCTGACCATCCGTTTCGGCGAAACCGAAGAAGAACGCATCGCCGCTATCGAAGGTTTTCAGGGCGATCTGGGCGTCGATCTGCGCGGCACGCTGAACCCGCTGGTGACGACCCGGCTGGAAGCAGCGGAAACCGCGCCCGCGAGTCCCGAAATCGCCCGCGTTCTGAAACCCGGCTCCGAGGTTCTGTCCCGCGAGGACGCCTATGACCTGCTGGTCTCGGAAGGCTTCGCCAAGCCACGCATCAGCCGTGCCGACAAGGCCGCAGCGCTCGTGGCCAATCTTGAAAACGACACGGTTGCCGGGGTTCAGGTTGCCACGCTCGACACCGAAGACGCCCGCGACATGGCCTATGCAAAGCTCGCGGAACAGGGCACGGTCGACCCAGTCGCCACCGAGGCCGAGATAGACGAGACGCTTGGCCAGTATTCTTTTTACGAGGTCTTCACCGGCGCTCCACCCGCCGTCGCGCTGGCCGCGATGGTTGCCCTCAACGGCATTGAAACGCGCGTTGCCGTCAACCAGGCCGCCGACCTTGCGCTCGACGCCATTTCGCTCGGGTCGATCTATTTCCTCGCCGCCATCGGACTTGCCATCACCTTTGGCGTGATGGGCGTGATCAACATGGCCCATGGCGAGTTCATCATGATGGGCGCCTATACCGGCTTTGTCGTGCAACAGATCATCCCGGACCAGACGCTGTCGGTGATCCTCGCCATCCCGCTGGCCTTTGCCGTGACCTTCGCGGCGGGCGTGGCGATGGAACGGCTGGTCATCCGCTGGCTCTATCACCGCCCGCTGGAAACGCTGCTGGCCACCTTCGGCATCTCAATCGCGCTGCAACAGATCGCCAAGAACATCTTTGGCACGCAGGCCCGCCCGCTGACGGCGCCCGGATGGCTTGACGGTTCACTGGTGTTCAACGACATCGTCTCGATCAGTTATATCCGCATCGCGATCTTCGTTTTGGCACTCTTGTTCCTCGCCCTGTTCCTCCTGGTGATGAATCGCACCCGGCTGGGGCTGGAAGTGCGCGCGGTCACGCAAAACCCCCGCATGGCGGCCTCGATGGGGATCAACCCCGACCGGATCAACATGCTGACTTTCGGCTTCGGGTCGGGCATCGCGGGCATCGCGGGCGTGGCCATCGGGCTTTACGCCAAGGTCACGTCCGAGATGGGTGCCGACTATATCGTGCAAAGCTTTATGACCGTGGTCGTGGGCGGCGTCGGCAACATCTGGGGCACGCTGCTCGGCGCTACACTCGTGGGCTCGCTCCAGAAAGGCATCGAATGGCTGAACCCGTCGAACACGCTGGCGGCGCAAACCTACATGATCCTCTTCATCATCCTCTTCATCCAATTCCGGCCGCGCGGCATCATCGCGCTCAAGGGCCGGGCGGCGGAGGCATAG
- a CDS encoding DUF6636 domain-containing protein has translation MRILTALPFLFASPALADVFLFETPSGNIECSVGIGQTSSDIICEIIEKTGPDAQPRPSNCSATWGHKFSMLETGTVQMECANTPRNSDIAEKAPYGVSATWGEITCWSERTGFECRNASGHGFFLSRRVQRVY, from the coding sequence ATGCGCATTTTGACTGCTCTTCCTTTTCTTTTTGCCAGCCCAGCGCTTGCGGACGTTTTCCTGTTCGAGACGCCGTCCGGAAACATCGAATGTTCCGTCGGCATAGGGCAAACCTCCTCCGACATAATTTGCGAAATCATAGAGAAAACCGGACCGGATGCGCAGCCAAGACCGTCGAATTGCAGCGCGACCTGGGGGCACAAGTTCTCGATGCTAGAGACCGGGACGGTCCAGATGGAATGTGCCAACACACCGAGGAATTCCGACATTGCCGAAAAGGCTCCCTACGGCGTAAGTGCGACCTGGGGCGAGATCACATGCTGGTCGGAACGCACGGGATTCGAGTGCCGGAACGCCTCCGGTCACGGGTTCTTTCTGTCTCGACGCGTGCAACGCGTCTACTGA
- the urtC gene encoding urea ABC transporter permease subunit UrtC, which translates to MSDVALSTRRQPLVLRFPAILIFMACLALFTVGVTILSEGFGIGAISTSFVKTLGKTLCLCLVALAMDLVWGYCGILSLGHMAFFGLGGYAIGMWLMYERTRLIVVESMSAEVLPPTPEQISDGIASQIFGVVGASEFPSIWAVAHSLPLQLAAVVLVPGLLALVFGWFAFRSRVTGVYLSILTQAMTLALALYLFQNDSGLRGNNGLSGLQNLPGLGNVPQSVVSVWFLWASALALGLGYWLATWVVSGKFGSVLRGIRDDEARVRFLGYPVEAYKLFVFTLSAVIAGIAGALYYPQAGIINPAELAPIASIYLAVWVAIGGRGRLYGAVIGAAFVSLLSTWFTGGQAPDIVLGSWRIQWVDWWTVLLGLSFVAVTLFAPKGIGGLFDLLADRLTPDRHGADLGPDQGALREQEADK; encoded by the coding sequence ATGTCTGATGTCGCGCTATCGACCCGTCGCCAACCGCTGGTCCTGCGCTTTCCGGCGATCCTGATCTTCATGGCGTGCCTCGCGCTCTTCACGGTCGGCGTAACCATCCTGTCCGAAGGGTTCGGCATCGGCGCGATCTCAACCAGCTTCGTCAAGACACTGGGCAAGACGCTTTGCCTGTGTCTCGTGGCGCTGGCGATGGACCTCGTCTGGGGCTATTGCGGGATCCTGTCGCTGGGGCACATGGCCTTTTTCGGGCTGGGCGGCTACGCCATCGGAATGTGGCTGATGTACGAACGCACCCGCCTCATCGTGGTCGAAAGCATGTCCGCCGAAGTGCTGCCACCCACCCCCGAACAGATATCCGACGGCATCGCCAGCCAGATCTTCGGCGTCGTCGGCGCGTCCGAGTTTCCGTCGATCTGGGCGGTCGCCCACTCGCTGCCCCTGCAACTGGCCGCCGTGGTGTTGGTACCCGGCCTACTGGCGCTGGTCTTCGGCTGGTTCGCCTTCCGCAGCCGGGTAACGGGCGTGTACCTGTCGATCCTGACCCAGGCGATGACCCTCGCGCTCGCCCTCTACCTCTTTCAGAACGACAGTGGCTTGCGCGGCAACAACGGCCTCTCGGGCCTACAAAACCTGCCCGGCCTCGGCAATGTTCCGCAATCGGTCGTCTCAGTGTGGTTCCTCTGGGCCTCGGCGCTCGCGCTCGGGCTGGGCTACTGGCTGGCCACCTGGGTCGTCTCGGGCAAGTTCGGCTCGGTCCTGCGCGGCATCCGCGATGACGAGGCGCGCGTGCGCTTCCTCGGCTACCCGGTCGAGGCGTACAAGCTTTTCGTCTTCACACTATCGGCCGTCATCGCGGGCATCGCCGGCGCGCTTTATTATCCGCAGGCCGGCATCATAAATCCCGCGGAACTGGCGCCCATCGCCTCGATCTATCTCGCCGTCTGGGTCGCCATCGGCGGGCGAGGGCGGCTTTACGGCGCGGTCATCGGCGCCGCTTTCGTGTCGCTTTTGTCCACGTGGTTCACCGGCGGGCAGGCCCCCGATATCGTGCTGGGCAGTTGGCGCATCCAGTGGGTCGACTGGTGGACGGTGCTGCTGGGCTTGTCATTCGTCGCGGTCACGCTGTTCGCCCCGAAAGGCATCGGCGGGCTCTTCGACCTGCTGGCGGATCGCCTGACCCCCGATCGCCACGGCGCCGACCTCGGCCCCGACCAGGGCGCCCTGCGCGAACAGGAGGCCGACAAATGA
- the urtD gene encoding urea ABC transporter ATP-binding protein UrtD, producing MSQLLEVSGVSVSFDGFKALNNLSFSIGNKELRAVIGPNGAGKTTFMDVVTGKTKPDEGRVLWGEPPVSLLGKSESTIAMAGVGRKFQRPTVFEDQTVEANLMMALRKPRSPFAVLFFKPSTDDRERVADLAETIGLAQALGRKSGELSHGQKQWLEIGMLLAQDPQLLLVDEPAAGMTTAEREKTTDLLREAAKTRAVVVVEHDMEFVRRLGCKVTVLHEGSVLAEGSIDHVTKNENVIEVYLGR from the coding sequence ATGAGCCAGCTTCTGGAAGTTTCCGGCGTCTCGGTCAGCTTCGACGGCTTCAAGGCGCTAAACAATCTGTCGTTCTCGATCGGAAACAAGGAGTTACGCGCCGTTATCGGCCCCAATGGCGCGGGCAAGACCACTTTCATGGACGTGGTCACCGGCAAAACCAAGCCCGACGAGGGCCGTGTCCTCTGGGGCGAGCCGCCCGTGTCGCTGCTTGGCAAATCCGAAAGCACCATCGCCATGGCGGGCGTGGGCCGCAAGTTCCAACGCCCCACCGTGTTCGAGGATCAGACGGTTGAGGCCAACCTGATGATGGCGCTGCGCAAGCCACGCTCGCCTTTCGCCGTTTTGTTCTTCAAGCCCAGCACCGATGATCGTGAGCGCGTCGCCGACCTTGCCGAAACCATCGGTCTGGCGCAAGCGCTTGGGCGCAAATCGGGCGAGCTGTCGCACGGACAGAAACAGTGGCTGGAAATCGGCATGCTGCTGGCGCAAGACCCGCAGCTTCTGCTGGTGGACGAACCGGCCGCGGGCATGACCACCGCCGAGCGGGAAAAGACAACCGACCTGCTGCGCGAGGCCGCCAAGACCCGTGCCGTCGTGGTCGTCGAACATGACATGGAATTCGTCCGCCGCCTTGGCTGCAAGGTCACTGTCCTGCACGAAGGCTCGGTGCTGGCCGAAGGCTCCATCGACCATGTGACCAAGAATGAAAACGTGATCGAGGTGTATCTTGGCCGATGA
- the urtE gene encoding urea ABC transporter ATP-binding subunit UrtE, translating into MLSVEGLTLHYGGSQILNGIDMGARQGEVTCIMGTNGVGKTSLLKALSGTHPRSGGTYTLAGESIGKLGAYDMARRGIGYVPQGRDIFPFLTVEENLETGFACLPRSERHLRDDIFDLFPILKEFIPRRGGDLSGGQQQQLAIARALITKPKVLLLDEPTEGIQPNVIQQIGEAIRLLRSQGDIAIILVEQYFSFAFDLGDRFYVIERGAVKLDGDKDSLTSDQLAESTAI; encoded by the coding sequence ATCCTGAGCGTCGAGGGCCTGACCCTCCACTATGGCGGCAGCCAGATCCTGAACGGCATCGATATGGGCGCGCGGCAGGGCGAGGTCACCTGCATCATGGGCACAAACGGCGTCGGCAAGACCTCCCTGCTCAAGGCGCTGTCCGGCACCCATCCCCGCTCCGGCGGGACCTACACGCTGGCGGGGGAAAGCATCGGCAAACTGGGCGCTTATGACATGGCACGCCGCGGTATCGGCTATGTCCCCCAAGGGCGGGACATCTTCCCGTTTCTGACGGTCGAGGAAAACCTCGAGACAGGATTTGCCTGCCTGCCGCGCAGTGAACGCCACTTGCGCGACGATATCTTCGACCTCTTTCCAATCCTCAAGGAATTCATACCAAGGCGCGGCGGCGACCTGTCGGGCGGTCAGCAGCAACAGCTTGCCATCGCCCGCGCGTTGATCACCAAACCCAAGGTCCTGCTGCTGGACGAGCCCACCGAGGGCATCCAGCCCAACGTGATCCAGCAGATCGGCGAGGCGATCCGCCTGTTACGATCCCAAGGCGACATCGCGATTATCCTGGTCGAGCAGTACTTCAGCTTTGCCTTCGACCTGGGCGACCGATTTTACGTGATTGAACGCGGCGCGGTGAAACTCGATGGCGACAAGGACAGCCTGACCAGCGACCAATTGGCGGAAAGCACTGCGATTTGA
- a CDS encoding DUF1989 domain-containing protein encodes MQQYDPGRPDGTNASLDIAISPDGTPEPGRTYSVEARCGLAVRMAKGQTLTVINPSGHQVCDFWAFADRNMHEHLSMGRLHTTLGSIFPKTGDPLVSTLRRTLLTITEDTSPGVHDTVIASCDDARYRQLGCTAYHDNCADNLRMALIAIGLRAPVIPAPFNLWMNVPLAPDGTTRFAPPVAAPGDRMCFRAEADVIAVMSACPQDLTPVNGDGVAPGPLAFVVNDI; translated from the coding sequence ATGCAGCAATACGATCCCGGCCGACCCGACGGCACGAACGCCAGCCTTGACATCGCCATTTCCCCGGACGGCACGCCCGAGCCCGGCCGCACCTACTCGGTTGAGGCCCGCTGCGGCCTGGCCGTCCGCATGGCCAAGGGTCAGACCCTCACCGTCATCAATCCCAGCGGCCACCAGGTTTGCGACTTCTGGGCCTTCGCGGATCGAAACATGCACGAGCATCTCTCCATGGGCCGCCTGCATACCACGCTCGGTTCGATCTTTCCCAAGACCGGCGATCCACTGGTCAGCACCCTGCGCCGCACGCTTCTGACGATCACCGAAGATACCTCGCCCGGCGTGCATGACACGGTCATCGCCTCCTGCGATGACGCCCGCTATCGCCAGCTCGGCTGCACCGCCTATCACGACAACTGCGCCGACAATCTTCGCATGGCGCTGATCGCCATCGGCCTTCGTGCGCCGGTGATCCCCGCGCCGTTCAATCTTTGGATGAACGTGCCATTGGCCCCGGACGGAACGACCCGCTTCGCCCCGCCGGTCGCCGCCCCAGGCGACCGCATGTGCTTTCGCGCCGAGGCGGACGTTATTGCCGTCATGTCCGCCTGCCCGCAGGATCTGACTCCGGTCAATGGCGACGGCGTGGCTCCCGGCCCGCTCGCCTTCGTGGTGAACGACATCTGA
- a CDS encoding phosphoribosyltransferase family protein, whose translation MTDHDITEHDKGPRDDRWYLNIMAPNTKGETFAWLDPTSIYINQRAFTDLLDDLMADLEGVDYDVVAGLDAMGFVLGAALAARSGVGFLPIRKAGKLCVDTDKVSFGNYSGRTQEMEMRLPAFAPGTRVLLADQWVETGGTMDGAIRLVERQKGVVAGMVAVAIEENARTVAYREAYPCVSAVVPGSRWQEECNAQTLSSFEIYEPERAFPV comes from the coding sequence ATGACGGATCACGACATTACGGAGCACGACAAAGGCCCACGCGATGATCGCTGGTATCTCAACATCATGGCGCCCAATACCAAAGGCGAGACGTTCGCGTGGCTGGACCCGACCTCGATCTACATCAATCAGCGGGCGTTCACGGACTTGCTGGATGACCTGATGGCGGACCTTGAGGGCGTGGACTATGACGTGGTTGCGGGACTCGACGCGATGGGCTTCGTGCTGGGCGCGGCGCTGGCGGCGCGGTCTGGTGTGGGGTTTTTGCCCATCCGCAAGGCGGGCAAGCTCTGCGTGGACACCGACAAAGTGAGTTTCGGCAACTACTCGGGCCGGACGCAGGAGATGGAGATGCGCTTGCCGGCCTTCGCGCCGGGAACGCGGGTCTTGCTGGCGGATCAATGGGTCGAAACAGGTGGCACGATGGATGGTGCAATCCGGCTGGTGGAGCGGCAGAAAGGGGTCGTGGCGGGCATGGTGGCGGTGGCCATCGAGGAGAACGCGCGCACTGTCGCATATCGCGAAGCGTATCCATGTGTATCGGCGGTGGTGCCGGGGTCACGCTGGCAAGAAGAGTGCAATGCGCAAACACTGTCGAGCTTTGAGATTTATGAACCGGAGCGCGCCTTTCCGGTTTGA
- a CDS encoding BtpA/SgcQ family protein, which produces MTRDEFHKHFKSVGPVVLPVIHVLDTPRTLRNVREVIAAGAAGCFLINHDFEPERFLPIIRDVRARFPGLWMGVNFLGVTGRDAFPILSGLQQKGCVIDAYWADDARIDEHGENAEAREIGRVYESAGWRGMYFGGTCFKKQREVAPEHYGDAAREACAFMDVVTTSGVATGQEADLSKIRTFRQAIGHVPLALASGITPDNARAYRDVDCFMVATGINAEGNFYDIEPDRLAALMAASREIGTGDAA; this is translated from the coding sequence ATGACACGCGATGAGTTTCACAAGCATTTCAAATCCGTGGGCCCGGTGGTTCTGCCGGTGATCCATGTGCTGGACACGCCGCGCACGCTGCGCAACGTGCGCGAGGTCATCGCCGCCGGAGCGGCGGGGTGTTTCTTGATTAACCACGATTTCGAGCCAGAGCGGTTTCTGCCCATCATCCGCGATGTGCGTGCCCGGTTTCCGGGACTTTGGATGGGGGTGAACTTTCTTGGCGTGACGGGGCGGGACGCTTTTCCGATACTGTCCGGGCTTCAACAGAAAGGCTGTGTGATCGACGCCTACTGGGCTGATGACGCCCGCATCGACGAACATGGAGAAAACGCCGAGGCGCGCGAGATCGGACGCGTCTATGAGAGCGCGGGCTGGCGCGGGATGTATTTCGGCGGCACCTGTTTCAAGAAGCAGCGCGAGGTTGCGCCAGAGCATTATGGCGACGCCGCGCGCGAGGCCTGCGCCTTCATGGACGTGGTCACGACCTCGGGCGTGGCGACCGGGCAGGAGGCGGACCTGTCGAAAATTAGGACATTCCGGCAGGCTATCGGACACGTGCCGCTGGCGCTTGCCTCGGGGATCACGCCGGATAACGCGCGGGCCTATCGCGATGTCGACTGTTTCATGGTGGCGACGGGCATCAATGCAGAGGGCAATTTCTACGACATAGAACCCGACAGGCTTGCCGCATTGATGGCCGCCAGTCGCGAGATCGGCACGGGAGATGCAGCATGA